One window from the genome of Ciconia boyciana chromosome 8, ASM3463844v1, whole genome shotgun sequence encodes:
- the PSTK gene encoding L-seryl-tRNA(Sec) kinase, protein MRTAAAGRGRPAGAAAGLLAALAAAAAEEQQQGGAGRARVGLCVLCGLPAAGKSTLARALRRRLPQRPGWACAVLSYDELIPPEAFGPPEAEAGPSGPSPLLPPWKRSRRELLQCLERFLRLLVAGEPLSAPASVTQPAWGRFLAWCQGQGLLSSAESAGAGRRWTRAATSRPLCLVLDDNFYYQSMRYEVYQLARKYSLSFCQLFLECPLECCLQRNHLRSHPLPDQTIYLMARKIEMPDLKKNAWEQNSLILKSSDCASEDNEQIISLLAAALENPVKQNEENTEQKEADRAICAASTVHQADQTCRRIISQTMKDAKDKNALPSEMKSLAEELNKLKAEFLEDLRQGNHLKNQICIQNQYSDPATSVISSFQHEATNLVNKYILK, encoded by the exons ATGCGCACAGCCGCGGCCGGCAGAGGGCGGCCCGCGGGAGCGGCGGCCGGGCTGTtggcggcgctggcggcggcggcggcggaggagcagcagcagggcggCGCCGGGCGCGCCCGGGTGGGGCTGTGCGTGCTGTGCGGGCTGCCGGCGGCCGGCAAGTCCACCCTGGCCCGCGCCCTGCGCCGCCGCCTGCCGCAGCGCCCGGGCTGGGCCTGCGCCGTCCTCAGCTACGACGAGCTCATCCCGCCGGAAGCCTTCGGCCCGCCTGAGGCGGAGGCGGGGCCGTCGGGGCCGTCCCCATTG CTGCCCCCCTGGAAGCGGAGCCGGCGCGagctgctgcagtgcctggaGCGCTTCCTGCGGTTGCTGGTCGCCGGGGAGCCGCTGTCGGCCCCCGCCAGCGTCACCCAGCCGGCCTGGGGGCGCTTCCTGGCCTGGtgccaggggcaggggctgctctccTCGGCGGAAAGCGCCGGAGCTGGCCGTCGCTGGACACGGGCAGCCACGTCTCGGCCGCTCTGCCTCGTCCTGGATGACAATTTTTACTATCAGAGCATGAGATACGAGGTGTACCAGCTGGCTCGCAAAT ATTCCTTGAGCTTCTGCCAGTTATTTTTAGAATGTCCACTTGAATGCTGCTTGCAGAGAAATCATCTAAGAAGTCATCCGTTACCTGACCAGACAATATACTTAATGgcaagaaaaatagaaatgccAGATCTCAAGAAAAACGCTTGGGAACAGAACAGCCTCATTCTGAAAAGTTCTGACTGCGCTTCAGAGGATAA tgAGCAGATAATTAGTTTGCTGGCCGCTGCTTTGGAAAATCCCGTGAAGCAAAATGAGGAGAACACTGAGCAAAAG GAAGCAGATCGAGCAATCTGTGCAGCTAGTACTGTCCATCAGGCTGATCAGACGTGCAGACGCATCATCTCTCAGACAATGAAGGACGCAAAAG ataAAAACGCGCTCCCAAGTGAGATGAAGAGCTTGGCAGAAGAACTCAACAAACTCAAAGCAGAATTTTTGGAAGACTTGCGGCAAGGAAATCATTTGAAGAACCAAATTTGCATACAAAATCAATATTCTGACCCTGCTACAAGTGTAATTTCTTCATTCCAACATGAGGCAACTAATCTagttaataaatatattttaaaataa